The following is a genomic window from Clostridia bacterium.
CAGCTCTTAGTTTTATTTAATTGCGATAAAAAAATATTGAGTTTTAGATTTCTTTTATTTTTAATCTATTATCAAGAATAAACTTTTTTCTAGATGGATTGCCTTCGGCTCTATAAACATTGCCTTCTTTTAAGTCGTAAACTACTGACCATACAGTATCCGCATTATTTTTTCTATCATATTGACACATAAAGCCATATTTTCCTGCTAACAAATCTTTTGCAAATTCAATACTATATTCATTTTTATGTTCTTTTAATGCAGACATGGCAGTTTATTGTATCTTTCATCAGAATGCCAATCATCTATATCTGGATTTCGATATTTTTTCATCTGTTCGGAATAAAAATTGTTTGCTGTTGCGACAAAATCTTCACCTTCTTGCTGTAAAATAACTACGATATTTTCAGGATTGCATTCTACTACGGCAATCTTGCCAGTTTTATCAGCAAGAGTTATTGTCTGCGCAGAAGCAATAGGCAGTCTTTTGAGCTCTTTTATTGCTTCTTGTACAGTTTTACATTTTTCGAGTAAAAATCTTACCAGCATCCCAGCATTAAGACCATTTTTTCTTAAATGCGGGTACATAAAAGTAAGTCCTACTGCAAGCCCGTATTCGTTAACTCCATCTTCCATTTCAACATATGCAGTAGTGTTGCCATTAAAAGCATAA
Proteins encoded in this region:
- a CDS encoding C45 family peptidase — encoded protein: YAFNGNTTAYVEMEDGVNEYGLAVGLTFMYPHLRKNGLNAGMLVRFLLEKCKTVQEAIKELKRLPIASAQTITLADKTGKIAVVECNPENIVVILQQEGEDFVATANNFYSEQMKKYRNPDIDDWHSDERYNKLPCLH